The Sulfurihydrogenibium sp. genome includes the window TCCTTATTCTTGCAAATGGTCCTATTACGGCGTTATCTTCAATTATAGAATCTTCTATGTAGCTGTTTGCAAGTATTTTGACATTTTTACCTATTTTAGAATTTTTTATGATACAGTTAGGCTCTATTATCGTTCCTTCATCGATAGAAGTTTCTCCTGATAAGAAGCAGTTTTGATATATTTCTACGTCTCTTGATAAGTTTACATCAAATTCTATCCACGTACTTTCTGGTTGATGGAAAGTTATACCATTTAAAGCCCAAAATGTAATATATCGTTGCTTCAAAATGTTTTCTACTCCTGCAAGCTGCAATCTATCGTTTACATTTAGTATTTCTGTATAGTCTGGAATTTCTAAAGCATAAATATATTTTTCCTCTTGTCTTAAAATCTCTATTACATCGGTTAGATAGTATTCTTTTTGTGCGTTATTGTTTTCTAATTTTTCAAGTGCATTATATAGGTAAGGAGCATAAAATAAGTATATTCCAGAGTTTACTTCGTTTATATTTTTTTCTTGTGGTGTTGCGTCCTTTTCCTCAACAATTTTTATAACTCTATGACTGCCGTCTTTTATAACCCTTCCATAACCGTACGGATTTGGAACTCTTGCTGTAATCATAACCCCTGCTATGCTTTTATTTCTGTAGCCTTTGTATGTTTCTAAATTTGCTCCTTCGTATCTTATCAATGCTTTAAAGTATTCTCTTGCATTTTTTAGAGTTTCTCCCCCAATAAGCGGAGTATCTCCATTTATGATTAAAACATAGCCATCAAAATCTTTAAAATACTCTCTTGCGGTCAAGACTGCATGTCCGGTTCCAAGCTGCTGCTCTTGATAGACAAATTTACATCCATCACAGTTTAACTCTTTTATTACTTCTTCTTTTTTATGTCCAACTACAAAAACGATCTCGTCTGGTTTTATCCATGATACCGCATATTTTACATACCAAATCATCGGCTTTCCGAGTATTTTGTGCAAAACCTTTGGCTTTTCTGATTTAAATCTTGTTCCTTTTCCAGCTGCAAGAATTATTGCTATTAATGGAAAGTCTTTAGCAGTATCTTTCATGTTGTTAACCTCTTAATGATTTATTCCTTTGATTTAAATTTTAGCATAAAGCAAGCCAACAAGGAGATAATTCTAAAAATCCACACTGTCATTCTGCAGCCGACGAAGAGTCTCGTAATTTTCTTTTCAAGTCAAAAAATCAAAAAACGAGATCCTTCGACCTTACAGCCTCGGAATGACAAGGAAAGGTAAACTTACTGGAATTTTGGAACACTCTCAATTTCTGCTGAAACTGTTCCAAAAACCCAAATCGTCATTCTGAGCGAAGCGAAGAATCTCATGTTTTTCTTTTTAAATCAAAAAAGAGATCCTTTGGACTTCGGTCACAGGATAAAGAGGAAAGGTAAATTTACAAAAATTTTGGAACAGTCTCCAATTTCTGCTTGACATATAGAAAATTTTTTTGTATATTTATATTAGCTTTCTAATTTTTAATTTTGTAACTGAACCTTGGCAATTGAATAGGTTAGCCCGCACAAGCTTATTTTACGTGAAAAAGTGAGACGTGAGAAGGGAGACGTTAGAAATTGGTTTATCAATATCTTAATGATTTTTATTTGACTCATTGATGGTTTGGTGAGATGACTTAACAGTCAGTAAAGCTAAGGTATTGGTAATGTGATTTTATTTTATGATGTTTGATTTAAGCTTGTGTAGTGATGACTTAAAAGGGATTTTTTGAAGAGTAGTTGTAAGTGTTTGATGAATTTGACTTTTTGATTTTAAAATTTTTAGTATTTAAATTTTTGAAAATTTGTAATTTTTTATTTTAGAATTTTTTGAGATCGGGAAGTTAAGGAGTGATATTTGCAGCGAGCTTCTGAGTTTGTGGTTTTCAGCGGTTGGCTTGTGATGGGATGTTAAAGGATAAAATATAATAATATATTTTCTGTATATCGAGGTTTGCTGCAAAAAACTTCAACTTGCAGGTTTTTTAAAAGTTTGGTATAATGATTATCAGAATATTGATAGAGTAAGTTAAAAGCGATTTTAATTTTGAGTTAAAAGTTAACGGGTTACATCTGAACCGTGTGGGTTATAAAGAGTGGATATAGGTATAAAGCAGAGCATTGGTTTAGGAGTTACATCTGAACCGTGTGGGTTATAAAGTTAAATCATAGATTAGATTCCAGAGAACTATTGGGAGTTACATCTGAACCGTGTGGGTTATAAAGAGGGCGGTAAACCACCCTCGGGTTCAACCTTTTCTCCGTTACATCTGAACCGTGTGGGTTATAAAGAATCTACTAAATATAAACTCAACCAAACTTTCTTTTAGTTACATCTGAACCGTGTGGGTTATAAAGAATCATTTCTAATAGTCTTTCCATCTTGCTCCTCCTGTTACATCTGAACCGTGTGGGTTATAAAGCTTGACAAATTAAAAATACAAATGTATAATATAAATGTTACATCTGAACCGTGTGGGTTATAAAGAAAATTAAGAATGTAATCTCTAAGCAACTCCTTAAAGTTACATCTGAACCGTGTGGGTTATAAAGTTCAAACCAAGAAACGGAGAGTTTTACGAACAAGTAGGTTACATCTGAACCGTGTGGGTTATAAAGGCTTTTTTTGTTTTCTTCTACTTCGTCTAAGAAATCGTTACATCTGAACCGTGTGGGTTATAAAGTCAAATTTTGCATCGGAGTATGATGAAGAGTTAAAACAGTTACATCTGAACCGTGTGGGTTATAAAGTCTTTAAACTTGCTACAGGTTCCAGAGTAAGGAAGTGTTACATCTGAACCGTGTGGGTTATAAAGTTATTTTTCTTACCAAATCATTTAATACTTGCTTATCTGTTACATCTGAACCGTGTGGGTTATAAAGCTTTTCAGATATTTTATGTCTACTCCGTTCTGTTCTGTTACATCTGAACCGTGTGGGTTATAAAGAAAAGTACCAGTAGAGCTTCTAAACTCTACTGAAGCGTTCCATCTGAACCGTGTGGGTTATAAAGTTCGTATAAATCCATAATCATTTCTCTTACCTCCTAAAGTTCCATCTGAACCGTGTGGGTTATAAAGCGTAATTCTCCTTTATCTATTTTTTTAACACAAACAGTTACATCTGAACCGTGTGGGTTATAAAGTTCTTACAGCGATTAAACC containing:
- the glmU gene encoding bifunctional UDP-N-acetylglucosamine diphosphorylase/glucosamine-1-phosphate N-acetyltransferase GlmU, with product MKDTAKDFPLIAIILAAGKGTRFKSEKPKVLHKILGKPMIWYVKYAVSWIKPDEIVFVVGHKKEEVIKELNCDGCKFVYQEQQLGTGHAVLTAREYFKDFDGYVLIINGDTPLIGGETLKNAREYFKALIRYEGANLETYKGYRNKSIAGVMITARVPNPYGYGRVIKDGSHRVIKIVEEKDATPQEKNINEVNSGIYLFYAPYLYNALEKLENNNAQKEYYLTDVIEILRQEEKYIYALEIPDYTEILNVNDRLQLAGVENILKQRYITFWALNGITFHQPESTWIEFDVNLSRDVEIYQNCFLSGETSIDEGTIIEPNCIIKNSKIGKNVKILANSYIEDSIIEDNAVIGPFARIRNNAVIKESAVIGNFVEVKNSIIGERTNARHLSYLGDAEIGKDVNIGAGTITCNYDGFRKHKTIIKDRAFIGSDTMLVAPIVIGEEAVTGSGSVITKDVPDKALAIERNQQKIIENYAEKRKKKVMENEGS